The Centroberyx gerrardi isolate f3 chromosome 7, fCenGer3.hap1.cur.20231027, whole genome shotgun sequence genome contains a region encoding:
- the LOC139916357 gene encoding uncharacterized protein LOC139916357, producing MVLSREREVERPQLSVILPRLYLGAESDVTQDRLAALGISYVLSVSRCSPQPSFLPQSRYLRIPIDDSLRDDLLPWIPQALRFIDAAMSSGASVLVHCAAGISRSPALAVAYIMYSLGMDLDHAYRFVKERRPSISPNFNFLGQLQHFQATLSQKTSNGNLVIQPLKPLGTRLPSTNDSISHTSAGPPDSNQSMNYQANCVTNDSAEAEQAHSENLYNTDKVEHRYSHSGEYGNPRPLTLSLSGKLLTLNLTINQNQKDVQTPCEAPALSPCEPAKPTPKPTQLQLPAGSASLLDKRKSLTLSLSPLGSCPLTSPTSSSSSQLTGSSATSKTVHKREMGIRHEGKSQSDRLPAGGTASSQETQREWSSSHSKYARPTPGRLEAEQQGVLSPLSLTLNKLLGWGERMLLGGLLAPPVRMGQAVLPYRC from the exons ATGGTTTTGTCccgggagagagaggtggagcgGCCGCAGCTGTCTGTCATCCTGCCGCGGCTCTACCTGGGGGCGGAGAGTGACGTGACGCAG gaccGTCTGGCTGCTCTAGGTATCTCCTACGTGCTGAGCGTGAGCCGCTGCAGCCCCCAGCCTTCCTTCCTGCCCCAGTCCCGATACCTCCGCATCCCCATCGACGACTCCCTGCGGGACGACCTGCTGCCCTGGATCCCACAGGCGCTGCGCTTCATTG ATGCAGCCATGTCTTCTGGTGCCTCGGTGTTGGTTCACTGTGCTGCGGGGATCTCTCGCTCCCCAGCGCTGGCGGTGGCCTACATTATGTACAGCCTGGGGATGGACCTGGACCACGCTTAcag GTTTGTGAAAGAGCGCCGGCCCTCCATTTCCCCAAACTTCAACTTCCTGGGTCAGCTGCAGCACTTCCAGGCCACTCTGAGTCAGAAAACCTCCAATGGCAACCTCGTCATCCAGCCACTCAAACCCCTGGGTACTCGCCTGCCGTCCACCAACGACAGCATCAGCCAcacctccgccggcccgccggATTCCAATCAGAGCATGAATTATCAGGCCAACTGTGTCACAAATGACTCTGCAGAGGCTGAGCAAGCACACAGTGAGAATTTATACAACACAGACAAAGTAGAGCATAGATATTCCCATTCCGGTGAATACGGAAACCCACGGCCATTGACGCTTTCCCTGTCAGGAAAACTCCTAACTCTCAATCTGACCATCAACCAAAACCAGAAGGATGTCCAGACACCATGTGAGGCTCCGGCCCTGAGCCCCTGTGAgccagctaaaccaacaccaaaGCCCACTCAACTACAACTCCCAGCAGGCTCTGCGTCTCTATTAGATAAACGTAAAAGCCTCACCCTGTCTTTGTCCCCCCTGGGAAGCTGCCCCCTGACTAGCCcaacaagcagcagcagcagccagctgacTGGGAGCAGTGCTACTTCCAAAACTGTCCACAAGAGGGAGATGGGAATCAGGCATGAGGGAAAGAGTCAGAGCGACAGGCTTCCAGCAGGGGGCACAGCCTCCAGCCAGGAGACCCAGAGGGAGTGGAGTTCCTCCCACAGCAAGTACGCCAGGCCGACGCCCGGCAGGCTGGAGGCCGAGCAGCAGGGTGTGCTGTCGCCGCTCAGCCTCACCCTCAACAAGCTGCTGGGCTGGGGGGAGAGGATGCTGCTAGGTGGCCTGCTAGCCCCCCCTGTCAGGATGGGACAGGCCGTTCTGCCATACAGGTGCTGA